The genomic segment AAAGGAActaggttttctgggttcgcggggcgtgccgaggccctgttcttgggtgtcgcGGCCCATGTGGCCCTAGGAGCCTCGGAAGGGCTTTGTCTTGGAGGCGTGCTGCGACCCTCTGGGTTAGGTCGCGGCTCGCATGCTTGTTAGGTGGGGGCTAGTGCCTCTATCTTGGAGGCGCGCTGCAACCCTTAGGGCAAGGTCACGGATCGCCTAGGCAGCCCTAACTAGAATTTGTCTTAGGGCTCAGGGAGGCTCGGGAATTAAAACTTAAGCACTCGGGAAGATTTCTACTACTCGgattagtagaaatcgaggtcccggaggctagtattttaatcctaagtttttaaatggtttaggaTCTTATGGTTAGCCATTATCACATTGTGATTAGGTAATGTCGCAAGGGGTCGGGACTAGGGATCGTGCTCATAATTGATGTACGCTGGCTGctcaggacctgaggtaagaaaactgcacccatgcgGTTGttattgggactgagattccctgtaattgaatatatgtgttttGTGAGTTATATATCTGTTAGGTGGGATATGAaagaacgacctaagggtgtcaaggatgatgataagcgtattggacgcagctcggcctaagcgagccagggtcagctaaataatcagaggacttGGCTTAAGCGAGCCAAGGTCAACTAAATAATCAGAGGATTGGCCTATGCGAGCCAGGGTCAGCTAAGTAACTTGCAGCTCGGATATtcgcgtctcagagtagacaTAAGAGTTATTTAGACCCAAAGCGgcggaatgtggagttccaagtgggagactatgtcttctttAAGGTTTCACCACTAAGAGGGGtcaagagatttgggaagaagggcaagttaagccctaggatTATTGGACCATTTAAGATCAtgaagaggattggtcaggtggcctatgaGTTTACCTTACCCACTGAACTGTCTATTGTGCACaaagtatttcatatttccatgctgaaGAAGTATAtatcagatacgactcatgtattgagttacaagGATCTGGAACTAGagacagatttttcctatgaggagtagCCACTTcaaattttagacaggaaggacaaggtcctgaggaaaaataatatatctttggttaaggtattatggaggaacagtaagGCCAAGGAAGATACCTAAGAGCTAGAGGCAGATATgaagagtcagtatcccgagctgttcaggtaaagtTTCGAGgatgaattttttttaaggaggggatagttgtaacgtcccgaatgacctaataaggcttagggccttgattagggagccaggatggaaaattatggaaaattatgtgatttaattatgaaatatgtgtttatgtgatatatatgtgtatcattgtatgattacgtgacttatattataatatgacaagatatgcatgtttaggtgtattaaatatgcatgtgggcccgtttcttaatAGAAAGGcaatatttgtaatttggcccgttacgaatatatttggaatatatgtgcatatatgtgatatatgtgtaaaccacatgattatgtggatatatttgggttactcgacacgaggcgatcctagggagcaagttagtgggaaagtcacaacgggacctagtacccgacttggggtgagtcaataGCATTTTAGGTATCTAGTTCATTACTAGGTTATTAGGAAACGGGAATAAATATTcgaagatatatttggagttagtgagattaggaggagaTTTCAGAGATTTTGACAATTTTTCCCActgggacgtttttggtaccccgagcctcgagatttggttaaggttacttgaaccctaagtaaacaacacaaaaacataaataaaacacattcaattctctctctctctcttgttcacACACTAACTCAATttccttgggaattcttgcgATTTAGGAGGAATCGAGGCTAGCTTAGGCTTGAGATGGCTTGGGGAAAAGCTTGGCATCATGTTGGGCAGCTGAGGTAACGATTTCTAGCCCTAAATCTCTGTGATTTCTTTTGATTTTAGCAGAGTTTTAGAAACTCAATCTGAATTTGGAGAATTGATGAGGTTTTGGGCAAGTTTTGGCTTGGGTTTCATGGGTATTGAAGTGTCgagttgtttgggaactttacatttgggatttagctatgtttggataggatttTGGTGGGTTTTGGCTAGAAGAAAATGGGGAATTTTCTGAGTTTTCATGttgagtcgcgaccctgttcatGGGGCACTGTGACTCTCATGAAAGGGAAGGAAAAAGAGGTGTTGAACCTCCATTTGAGCCGTTATGCCAATAGGGGCGCATCGCGACACGTGTAGTCCGAAGGAGAGCCTTGGGATCTCTGACTTGAAGCGATCCGTAGCTCTTTTGCCTTGGGCCACGACACTTGAAGGGTTTTTTTATCCCTGGGAGGGTTTTTagtgcaggaactcaaacctaagggctcatgatcgatcctactacccggtttagtagaattcgacgatCCGGAGGCTAGGTTATCGATGAGATTATcaaattggttgtgactaggttatcgctaggggctcaaaaaccgggatcgtgctcgaacgtcattcttaatatacattgtactcagacctaaggtaagaaaactgcaccaaatACATGACATATATGGTTTGGGCTTTGGGCtcggttgttgattataactatgaatagggctaaGGCCCCTGAGAGTGAACATGATTAGGGATATGTCTGTGCTCTTTGATTAAACATGCTGGAATGCTCTGTGTCTGGATAGTTGCTTACTGATTTCTTGCATTGTCTGCGTAGTTAGGGTTcgaccccattaaggaacatggttattactatgtttgcatttaattgactgGGAtacatgattaatatgtatgcatacttgtattttctaaagtatgcttatctgtattttTATCGAACTATCTGGTTATGCCATAGCGCGATGGTCGAGAGTCTTAGGCCTAATCAACgacgtactattatgttggctGACCCTATGGTCATCGCCAAATAGAGCGCTTGGTTAGCTCTAttactagttactcagagctagggtaAAGGGCCactagtgactctatggtcacatagttaGGGCATAGGGCCCGAATTGACTCTATTGTCATCTATTCTGGGCAGCGGGACCCATAGTGATCTGATGatcattttttttgtaattgtatgcatgcatgagtaggttattactgcttggcattctagatatgcatctggaatCCGTATTTATTGTACATgcatatgtttaagttttcttgctgagtttgggctcacgggtgctatgtggtgcaggtaagcgGAGAGGAATActagaccatccatgagttggagagcttcggtggtggcatgTACATATGTGGGGATATACCGAAAACAGCTTTTCACACAAGCTTTTCaatggtggcgtgtacatatgcggggAAAAGTCAACGTtccctttgaccaaaatttttaaccctaacccttgtcactaaccgtagttacacgtttataacaaaatgacttgattggcaagtctagcactatttaaaatacacaatgtaacggtcctttattaggaggacattacagtAGCTTTGTAGGCTCGCAATCCTCGAGAGTAACTTTAACGTGAGGTCAAGTGATACACTTGACGCGGCCCTACGTCCCGAGTTCCAACAACTTAGGACAGGGCCAACCTGCGAtacttagagcttgaggatcCTCCTGCTAGTGTCTAAATTCTTGTGCATTTAGTGTTTCTTCTTAGGATCGTGGTCctaagagtaactttgatgcGGTGTCAAGTGAGGTCACTTGGCCATCCTACGCCTTCGAGTTTCAACGACTCGGGCTTTTAGGAGGTCTATTGTTCTGTAGGTTTTTTTTACTTAGTGCTCGACGCTTAGGACTTTTAGTATTATCTTCCAAGCTTGATGTCCTTGAAAGCAACTTTAATGTCTTCCTGTGTTACTGAGTCCCAATGACTCGAGTCCCTTGGATGTCATTTACACTAAGTCATCTGCCCCTAGGGTTCGTGGCCACCGGTGGTTCAGCTTAGGCCTTTCGATCTACCCCCTGAGTACATAACTTGGGGCCTAATCATGTGGAAGTCATGAAATCACCATCCTAGGTTAGGGAAATCAAGTTCCCCGTCCTTAGACTAGGTTTTTTGCGACACTCTAGTTTTATCACTCGAGGTCTAGCTCTGAGTTCCAATTACTCGGACTTCCATTCACATTTCTGGATCATAGGACTAGGTTATTGCTCTCCGAGCACAATGTCCATGGCAGGTGACCAAAGTCCATTCTCGCATTACTTGTGTTTTTTCCTCTTGGTCGATTCCGGACTTTGAGTGCTAGTGACTCAGGGCCCCACTGGCATGCCAATTAGCTATGGGGTCTTATGACATTTGGGACGCTTTACATGTTGACTAGCTTAGCTTCCCAAGTCATCAACTTCCCAATGTTATTTTTGCTTGTGGCTTAATGGGAACTTGGTCAGTGCACCTTGGGCCCAGTTTCCACTGGAGGTAATCTAATTCCATGCCTCAAGACCGAGTAAAGAGGACTCAGTCTTTTATTCGCATCTCAGGCGCAATGTCCACCGAAGGTGACCTAATTCCATTCCCGAGCAACTAGGATTCTTAGTATCCAGTCCCTAGATGCTAAACCTACTCCGCTCTGACAAGCTTGGTTTATCAGGTCGCAGACTCAAGActttagtttcctaggtttttctattcTCAGGAAACTGACCTTAGGCTTATCTGCTTTTGACAAGCTGTGTCATAGGTCACCCTTTACGAGGCTTGGTACTTTGCGAGGGTGCcgtaactccatgccccccaagtgattgaagaCTAGTCTGtgttcacttgtccaggccaACGAGCAGGTCCTCTATGAGTAGTACATACAGAATAAAGGAAActaacaaatataataaaatctcgAAAAAATTTAGTGTGTTTTGTCTGCACGGTTTCCATTAATTGTGCCCAAAGGCTACAAGGAGATTACAAAATTAACAAGTTTACTACTCATATCACTAGTAATATCGACGTAGATGCTCAGCATTCCAAGCGTGGGGTATTAATTCTCCCCCCCCCCCTCCGCCACATAGGCTAACTTGTATGTCCCCAGACATACAACACTCTCGACTTGGTACGAGCCCTCCTAGTTGGGTCCCAACACTCCCGCACTAGAGTTTCAGGTGGCTAAGAATATTGTTCGTAACACCAGATCTCTGACCCCAAAccttctatccttcactttagagttgaagtacCTGGACACTTTCTACTGGTAGGACACTACCTGAAGCTAAGAAGCTTCACAAATCTCCTTCACAAGGTCCAGGGACTCTCAGAGTAAAGCGTGGTCTATGGTCTGATCATACGTATCTTGTTGGTGCGTGGAGATTACTGCCTCAACTGGAAGCAAGGCCTCATACCcatacactacaccaaatacccatttccataacacatgaatataatactaataaaaaagtgttatgctaagtacTATAAGACCCAATTTGTGAAAAAAAAGGGCGCCACTtagattttttttcatttctgaCCTCAAAATTTGTGTGACCCGAGAGAGACCCAATTCTCATACCTTTTTTCCCCTTCTCCTTCTCGTCTCTCTCTTCCCTTCGCCCTAGCCGCACTCCCGTAACCACCATCATCCTCAGCTCCGACCACCTAACCACCATCCTCACACCCGTTGTTCTCCGAGCCAAGCTCCAAATCTCAGGCACCCGTGAACCCAACCCCCGAACCAAGTGACCCCAGGTGCGAGCCCACCTCTGCGTGCCTTCGACCCAGTGGTCTCATCGTTCTTGGAGATTGCCGTTGGACAAACTGCCGAGACTGCTAGGCAGTTCTTGCAGGtttctctatctctctttctCAATTTGTACTTGCCTCCATTGGTCTTCTagtttatttaattttggttgtGTTGAAATCGGAAGATTTTGATTGAGAATTGGGCTTTTGGAGATAATTTATTGAATTTTGTTGGGAGAACAGGCCACAAGTTGGAAGCTTGAGGAGGCTATTCAGCTTTTTTATATAGGCAATGAAGGCGGCACTGTAGTGGGAGGATCGTCTTCTCAATTTTCGCCTACAGAAAATATTGAAGCTTTGGCCGAATAGACTGCTCGGTATGTTAGATGCATCGAtttctttatgtatttatttttctttgttttatgtgTCTCGTTCTGTATTATTGTTTATGCTGGTTTAGATTGATTCGACTCAGTGAAGCCGAAAGGAAAACAGTATTTTTGGCAGAGTCCTGACCTGAGCTTTTGTTCTCTTCTCTTCTGTATATAATTTTTTCGTTAGATTAAGAGAACGAGAACGAAATTGAGAGATAAACAAGGCTATGGAGCCAGAATCTGGGATTTCCACTGCTCACTGCTCGACTTCTACTACTATAGGCCAGGTTTGTACCAATCTTTTCacgtctttatatatatatatgtgtgtgtataaaGATGAGAATTTTGGGGAGCGAATCTTTGTTAGATCTTGTGATGGGTTGGTGATGATGATTCTTAGTGTTGTTTACTGATAACCCTTTTTGTTGCAGCAATTTTCATGGCCGAGGATGTCGAGGGATTTGTTACTAGCTTATCAGAGCTTTGGTGTAGTTTACGGGGACTTGGGTACTTCACCTCTTTATGTTTACTCAAGCACATTTTCTGGGAAGTTACAGAAACATATTATCCAAGATGCAATCTTTGGTGGTTTTTCATTGTTCTTTTGGACTCTTACTCTTATCCCTTTGCTTAAGTATGTCTTTGTCTTACTCAGTGCTGATGATAATGGTGAAGGTGAGTGCTTTGTTTCCTCCCTTTTCATTCAATTTTATTCAATTCAATCCAATtcaattcaatttcaattttAGTTTTTGTTTCATTTTGATTCATTTCAATTCAATTCATTTTCAGGTGGGACCTTTGCTCTTTACTCACTGCTTTGCCGCCATGCTAAGTTTAGTTTGCTTCCCAACCAGCAAGCAGCTGATGAAGAGCTCACTGCCTATAAATATGGTCCATCTTCTCAGCATGCTAGTTCCTCTCCCTTGAAGAGATTTTTGGAGAAGCATAAAAGGTTAAGGACTGCCCTTTTAGTTGTTGTGCTGTTTGGAGCTTGCATGGTCATTGGTGATGGTGTCCTTACTCCTGCTATCTTAAGTCAATTTTCTAATTGCTTATTTTGCTTCATATGTAACTACTGGTACTATTATTTCCTTGTCTCTATTTAAcatctttgtaaaaaaaaaaaaaaattgcagttCTATCTTCGGTTTCGGGGCTTGAAGTTACAGAAAAGAAATTAACTAGTGGTAAGTTGTCATGttttgctatatatatatacatatattttattttcactTTGATTCTTTATGAGTGACTTAACAAACTATGTGTTGCTCATTGTTTTTAGGTGAACTTCTCTCGATTGCTTGTTGCATCTTGGTCGGTCTGTTTGCTCTGCAGCACTGTGGCACACATAGAGTTGCCTTTTTATTTGCACCTATCGTATTGATCAGGTTATTTTCCATTTTTTCTATTGGTCTCTACAACACAATACATTGGAACCCAAAAGTTGTTTATGCTTTTTCACCCCATTATATTGTCAAGTTCTTTAAGGAGACTGGTAAAGATGGTTGGATTTCTCTTGGTGGGATTCTTCTTTCTATAACTGGTATGTGCTATATCCTACTTAATGGAAATAAACATCATTTTCATTGGCTTTGTTATGTTAAT from the Humulus lupulus chromosome X, drHumLupu1.1, whole genome shotgun sequence genome contains:
- the LOC133804073 gene encoding potassium transporter 4-like, which gives rise to MEPESGISTAHCSTSTTIGQQFSWPRMSRDLLLAYQSFGVVYGDLGTSPLYVYSSTFSGKLQKHIIQDAIFGGFSLFFWTLTLIPLLKYVFVLLSADDNGEGGTFALYSLLCRHAKFSLLPNQQAADEELTAYKYGPSSQHASSSPLKRFLEKHKRLRTALLVVVLFGACMVIGDGVLTPAILILSSVSGLEVTEKKLTSGELLSIACCILVGLFALQHCGTHRVAFLFAPIVLIRLFSIFSIGLYNTIHWNPKVVYAFSPHYIVKFFKETGKDGWISLGGILLSITGTEAMFADLGHFTALSIRLAFAFVVYPCLIVQYMGQAAYLSKNPDKIHYCFYNSIPESVFWPVFVVATLAAIVGSQAVITATFSIIKQCHALGCFPRVKVVHTSKHIYGQIYIPEINWILMILTLAITIEFQDTNLIGNAYDI